One window of the Xiphophorus couchianus chromosome 12, X_couchianus-1.0, whole genome shotgun sequence genome contains the following:
- the mrpl1 gene encoding large ribosomal subunit protein uL1m isoform X2 has translation MIALNSEGPLTADMATCTRNVWKVLSGCQKQLLSAGGPSYSAVSQVAPRTLPIRTYAAVRARKKDKKEEEKKKEKEEKKEKRVIDDKDRPKPFGKTAWVPVDDVYVKRFYARVVHSASDSVSMLKRFQKLDFAPADQPVYVDLKLDMKLEKKKKVDPFVSTVHLPHPFKTEINKVLVFTEDSGQAKVAKENGAAVVGGAELIQPILDDEISADFYIAVPDILTKILPLKNKLRKKFPKGKRGSVTNNISQALQLFKTGHEYMVESDCFVRTQIATVRPTWLPQNVLLCSTCPVSKSSPTCR, from the exons ATGATCGCCTTAAACTCTGAG GGACCGCTAACAGCAGATATGGCAACCTGCACGCGGAATGTTTGGAAAg TTTTGTCAGGATGTCAGAAGCAGCTGCTGAGCGCCGGCGGTCCCTCGTACTCAGCCGTATCTCAGGTGGCACCGAGGACTCTACCCATCCGGACCTACGCAGCTGTCAG GGCCCGGAAGAAGgacaaaaaggaggaggagaagaagaaggagaaggaagagaagaaagagaagcGAGTCATCGACGACAAAGACAGGCCCAAGCCTTTTGGGAAAACCGCCTGGGTCCCTGTGGATGACGTCTATGTTAAGCGGTTCTATGCCAGAGTTGTCCACAGCGCCTCAGACAGCGTCAGCATGCTGAAGAGGTTCCAGAAGCTGGACTTCGCGCCTGCCGATCAGCCCGTCTACGTCGACCTGAAGCTGGACATGAAGCTGGAGAAAAAG AAAAAAGTCGACCCCTTCGTCAGCACCGTGCATCTACCGCATCCCTTCAAGACAGAGATTAACAAAGTTCTGGTTTTCACTGAG GATTCTGGTCAGGCTAAAGTTGCTAAGGAGaatggagcagctgttgttggaGGAGCAGAGCTCATTCAGCCA ATTCTGGACGATGAGATTTCAGCCGACTTCTACATTGCAGTTCCTGACATTCTGACGAAGATTTTacctctgaaaaacaaactgaggaAGAAGTTTCCAAAGGGCAAAAGAG GTAGCGTCACCAATAATATTTCCCAGGCGTTGCAGTTGTTTAAAACGGGTCATGAGTACATGGTGGAGAGCGACTGCTTCGTTAGGACCCAGATAGCCACGGTACGTCCAACATGGCTGCCGCAGAACGTGTTGCTATG CTCGACATGCCCAGTGAGCAAATCTTCGCCAACCTGCAGGTGA